In Phycisphaerae bacterium, the genomic stretch GACGCGGGCGGCGGCGCACATGCCGTCACGCTGGACAGCGGTGATCCGCCGGAGATCTGGGACCCGCGCCGCGGACGCATCGTCCGCGATGGCACGTGGGCGGGCTACACGCTGCTGCCGGTGCCGGACGTGCTGATGCCGCGCGTGAAGCTGGCACCGTGGCTGACGAGCGACGAGAGCCGGTTGCAGGCGACCGGCAAGCTGACACTGAGTGACGATGGGAATTTCGCCGGCACGCTGACGCTGCGGGCGACGGGGTTGTTCGTCAACTCCGAGGGTCTGCGGTCGAGCGATGCGCAAAACCGCCGGCTGAATGCGGTGCTGGGGCACCTGGTGCCGGACGCGAAGGTGGAGAGCGTCACGGTGAAGACACTCGCGGTCGGCGAGTTCGAGGCCACGGTTCAGGTCAAGTCCAGCAAGCCGCTGCTGAAAGTGAACGACCGGTACTTTGTGAGGCTCGCTCAGGACGGGCCCCTGCTTGGTGACGTGCCGCTACCGCTTGGGCCGAGTCGGCGCCGGCTCCCGGTCCACGTGGCCGGTCCGTGCCTCGAAGACCTCCAACTGACGCTGGAATGGCCGGAGAAGTGGCAGGTGGAAGCCACGCCGGCCGAGTTGACGCGCGTCGCCGGCGACTGGGGCGCGCTCGAGCAGCGCGTGACGCAGGTCGAGTACGGTCTGACGCTGGAGCGGCGCATACAGATCGCGCAGAGCGACGTGCCGGCCACGAGCTTCCTCGCGCTGCGCGCGCCGCTCAACGAGCTGCGCAGCGAATATGCGCGAACGCTCGTGCTGAGGCCGTAGACCGCGTGCTTCGCCGGGGGGTATGGTGCGGCAACGCTGCCTCGGCGGTGCTGCAGGAGGTCCTGTATGTCCACGTTTCGCGCCGTCACCGGGGTCCTGTTGGCCACCCTTGCCCTGAGTTGCGGCTGCATGCCCGCGGGGCGGATGAACCTCGCCGAACGCACGGGCGGGAGCGCCGCCCTTTTTCATCAATTCCAGGCGTACGACGGGCATAGCGGCCGGTCGATTTCGTTTCGCGACGTGGTCGCCCGCTGCCGGGCCGCCGATGTGATCCTGTTCGGCGAGGCGCACTCGGACGTCGTGTGCAACCAGCTTGAGGCCCAGCTTCTGCATGCGTTGGCGACACAGGCGCGGCCGGTGTGCCTGGCCATGGAGTTTTTCGAGGCGGACACCCAGGCCGGGCTGGATGCATATCTGCGCGGGCGCCTCGCGGAAGCCGCGTTTCAGAAACAGACGCGCCAGGGGCGGGCGTACATCCTCTCACACCGGCCGCTGATCGAAATGTGCCGGGCGGGGCACATTCCGGTGATCGCCGCCAATGCGCCGCGACGCCTGGTGCGGGCGTACCGCAACTCGGGACTGCCGTACGAGGAGTACCGGGCGGGACTGGATCCGACGGAGCAGCGCTGGCTGCCGTTGACCAATGAACACCTCGGCGGCGACTACGAAAAACGGTTCATGGAAATGATGCAGGGGCACGCGCTGCCCCCGACCACGATGCCGACGACGGCGCCGGCCGAAGCGCCAATCACGGCTGAGGCGGCTATGCCACCCGCTCCGACGATGCAGCCGCGCGAGACCGCGAGCCGGATGTCACCCCACGGGATGTACCAGGCGCAGTTGCTGTGGGACCAGGCGATGGCCGAGTCGCTGGCGGACTTCCGCACCAGCTTCCCGCGGCATCGCGTGATGCTGATCGTCGGCGGGTTCCACGTCGCGCACACGGGCGGGACGGCGCTGAAGTATCGCGCGCGACGACCGAGCGATCGCGTCCTCACGATCGCGTACGAGGGGACTACGGACGGGGCGTTCAAGTTCGGTGACGATGAACGCGGGGCCGGCGACGTCGTGATCTACGGCATCGCGCCCCCGCCGGAAGAAGAGGAGCCCGCTGCATCCAGACCAGCCGCGCCTCCACCCACCACCGAGTTAGCGCTGCCAGAAACGCAGCCGACCATGCCGCAAGCACAAACCGCGGTGCCGCCGGTGGAGCCGGCGCCGGCACAAACGCCGCCTTCACAGCCGGTGCCGCCTGAGACAGCGGCGCCGCAGGCCGGACTGACGCCGGTGGTGTTCACAGGCCCAGAGGTGGTGATCCGTGAGGCGCTGGTAATCGGAAAAATCGGGCGCTGGGGACGGTCCGCGGTGCATACTGACGCGATCGAGGCACAGATCGTCGCGGGCGAATGGAAGCCGCCGACGGGCGGGCAGGCCGTCACGCGGCCCGACGGCAAGGTGCAGCACTGGCAGCTCGCGACCGCGGGCGACGATGGCCTGTTCCGCGACGAGGCGCTCGGAGGCGGCTATGCGTACGTCGCCGTGGAGTGCGACGGCGCGCAGACAGCCATCCTGGAAGCGGCCGGCCACAGCCTGGTGTACGTCAACGGCACACCGCGCGCCGGCGATCCGTACCAGTGGGGCTTCGTGCGTCTGCCCGTGCAGCTCGATGCCGGCCCAAACCACCTGCTGTTCGCCTGCGGCCGCGGCGAATTCCGCGCGAAACTACTGGCACCCCGCGCACCCGTCATGCTCGACACCGGCGATGCGCTCCTGCCAGACGTGCGGCTCGGCGAGAGCGGCGACATGCTGGGCGCGATCGTCATCATCAACGCCAGCGCCACGCCGCTCACCAATGCGCAGCTCAGCGCACAATGCGGCGACGCGCAGCGCGCGACGCCGGTGCCGCTGGTCCCGCCGGAGAGCGTCCGCAAGGTGGGGTTCACGTTCGCGCCCGACGCGTCCGACACCGCCGGCGACCGCCAGCTCGACGTCATCCTGACGCGCGCCGGCACAGAGCTGGACCGGGCCACCGTCACGTGGCGCGTGCGCCCCACGATGGAGGCGTATCGCCGGACGTTCATCAGCGACATCGACGGCAGCGTGCAGTACTACGCGGTGCGACCGATGCTGGAACAGGCCGACACCACCGCGAGCAGCCCGGCGTCCGGACCGGCGCTGTTCCTGTCGTTGCACGGCGCGAGCGTCGAGGCGATCGGCCAGGCGAGCTGCTATGCGCCGAAAGCGCATGGCGTGGTGGTCGCGCCGACGAATCGCCGGCCGTACGGTTTTGACTGGGAAGACTGGGGCCGCCTGGATGCACTGGAAGTGCTGGCGCTGGCGGAGCGGGCGTTCGGCACCGATCCGCGGCACACGTACCTGACGGGCCACTCGATGGGCGGGCACGGGACGTGGCAGATCGGTGCGCACTACCCGGACCGCTTCGCCGCCATCGCGCCGAGCGCGGGCTGGGTCAGCTTCTGGTCCTACGCGGGCGGCCCACGGACAGAGGACGGCACCCCCATCGAGCGAATCCTGCGGCGGGCTACGAACGCGAGCGACACGCTGGGACTGTCGCGGAACTACCGGCATTACGGGATCTACATCCTGCACGGTGACCAGGACGACAATGTGCCGGTGGCGCAGGCGCGGACCATGCGCAAGCAGCTCGGCGAATTCCACCCCAACTTCGCGTACTACGAGCGGCCCGGCGCCGGCCACTGGTGGGGCAACGAGTGCATGGACTGGCCGCCGCTGTTCGACTTCCTCCGGCAGAACACCAGGCCGGCCGCGCACACCGTCCGGGATGTCGAGTTTGTGACGGCGAGCCCGGCGATCTCGGCGACGTGTGACTGGGCGACAATCGAAGCACAGCAGCGCTGGCTCGACTTCAGCCGGATCGACCTGCACAGCGACGCCCAGCAGCGCACGCTCCGCGGAACGACCGACAATGTTGCCCGGCTGGCAATCCGGCTGGACTACACCGACGGCCAATACGTGATTGATCCGAACGGGCCGCTGACGGTGGAGCTGGACGGCGACCGGCTGGACAACACCGCCTGGCCCGCGGGCGGCGTACTGCGCCTGGCGCGGCGCGACGGACATTGGCAGATCTTCGCGGAGGCTGTTGACCCGCAGCTGAAGGGCCCCCACCGGGCTGGGCCATTCAAGGACGCGTTCCGGCACCGGATGCAGTTCGTGCACGGCACGCGCGGCACCGCGGAGGAGAGCGCGTGGGCCCGGGCGAAGGCGCGGCTGGACGCGGAGATGTTCTGGGTACGCGGCAACGGGTCGGTCGACGTGCTGGCCGACACGGAATTCGACACTGGCGCGGAACCCGAGCGAGGCGTGATCCTGTATGGCAACGCAGACACGAACGCGGCATGGGAGCCGCTGCTGGGGCGGTGTCCGATCCAGGTGACACGCGAACACGTCCACGTCGGCGAGCGGGCTATCGATGGCCGCAACCTGGCGGTGCTCTTAGCCTATCCCCGCCCGGGCGCGACGCCGGCCATGGTGGCGGCCGTCAGCGGTACGGGGCCGCCGGGTCTGCGCCTGACTGAACGCTTGCCGTATTTTGTGGCCGGCGTGGCGTATCCGGATTGGGTGGTGCTGGACGCCACGATGCTGACGCGCGGCACGGATGGGGTGCGCGCCGCCGGCTTCTTCGGAGGTGAGTGGCAGATCGACGATGAGCAGTCGGCCTTCTTGGAGCGCTGAAGTGCACCACCGAAGTCCGATAAACACAGGCTGCGGTGCGAATAATCAGGCCCGCGATAGGTATTTCCTTGCAAGCATTCGGGCTGGGCGGCAAGATGGGGCTGTTGGCGGAAAGATGATGACCCGTGTGCGTCCGAACGGATGTACGGTCAGGCCCCAGGGCGCATAACGGGCGGTGTGTGCGCATGATCCGGGCGCGGTCGTCATGCGGCGAGAGTATTGAGAGCGTAAAAACGGATATCTGTTTGTGAAACTCCTAAACATTGGCCTGCGGACCACGGTTGCCTGGGGGTGCCTGGCGGCAACTGCCGCGGCGCTGGCGACCCCACCCGCTGCCTTTGACCTGCGCAACGTAAACGGCCAGAACTACGTCACCTCGGTGAAGTCCCAGCAAGGCGGCACGTGCTGGACGCACGGGGCCGTCGCGGCGATGGAGGGCAACCTCCTCATGACCGGCGTCTGGGCCGCCGCGGGGGAGTCCGGCGAGCCGGCCCTCGCGGAGTATCACCTCGACTGGTGGAACGGGTTCAACCAGCACAATAACGATGACACCATCCCCCCCACCGGCGGCGGACTGGTAGTGCATGAAGGCGGCGACTACCGCGTGACCGCGGCGTACCTGACACGCGGCGAAGGGGCCGTCCGGGACGTGGACGGCCAGTCGTACGCCGAGCCGCCCGCGCGGCACCTGCCGTCGTACCACGTCTATTACGCCCGCGACATCGAGTGGTACGTCGCCGGCACCGGCCTGACGAACATCAACGCCATCAAGGAAGCCGTCATGGCGCACGGCGTCGTCGGCACGTGCATGTGCTACGACGGCGCGTTCATGTCCAATTACGTGCACTATCAGCCGCCGGGCAGCACGCTCGAACCCAACCACGCCATCGGCATCGTCGGCTGGGACGACAGCAAGGCGACGCCGGCCCCGCAGCCCGGCGCGTGGCTGTGCAAGAACAGCTGGGGCGCGGGCTGGGGCTTGAGCGGGTATTTCTGGATCTCGTATTACGACAAACACTGCGGACAGCACCCCGAGATGGGGGCCGTGTCGTTCCGCGGCGTCGAACCGCTGGCCTACGATTACATTTACTATCACGACTACCACGGCTGGCGCGACACGAAGACCGATTGCAGCGCGGCATTCAACGCCTTCACGGCGCCGGAGGAACAGACGCTCGCCGCCGTGAGCTTCTTCACCGCGGCCAACGATGTCACCTATACGGTGAAAGTCTACGATCGCTTCGAAAGCGGGCAGCTCCTGGATGAGCGCGCCGCGCAGACCGGCACCCATGCACACCTGGGCTTTCACACGGTCAACCTGGACCCGCCGCTGTCGTTGACAGCCGGGGACGATTTCTATCTCTACGTGGAGCTCTCCGCGGGCGGGCACGCGTATGACCGCAGCTCGGACATCCCGGTGCTGCTGGGTGCGTCGCAGCGCGTCTGGGTCGAGTCGGCGGCCCAACCCGGCCAGAGCTACTACCACGATGGCCGCGGCTGGCAGGACCTGTACGAATTCAACAGCACCGCGAATTTCTGCATCAAGGGGCTGGCCCAGACGTACGTGCCGCTGGTCTACAGCTTCCCGGAGGGTCGCCCGCAGTTCCGGCCGGCCGGCGTGCTCCAGCACCTCACGGTCCAAATCGACGACGCGATGGAGAGCTATGTGCCGGGGACCGCGGCGTTGCACTACCG encodes the following:
- a CDS encoding ChaN family lipoprotein — protein: MSTFRAVTGVLLATLALSCGCMPAGRMNLAERTGGSAALFHQFQAYDGHSGRSISFRDVVARCRAADVILFGEAHSDVVCNQLEAQLLHALATQARPVCLAMEFFEADTQAGLDAYLRGRLAEAAFQKQTRQGRAYILSHRPLIEMCRAGHIPVIAANAPRRLVRAYRNSGLPYEEYRAGLDPTEQRWLPLTNEHLGGDYEKRFMEMMQGHALPPTTMPTTAPAEAPITAEAAMPPAPTMQPRETASRMSPHGMYQAQLLWDQAMAESLADFRTSFPRHRVMLIVGGFHVAHTGGTALKYRARRPSDRVLTIAYEGTTDGAFKFGDDERGAGDVVIYGIAPPPEEEEPAASRPAAPPPTTELALPETQPTMPQAQTAVPPVEPAPAQTPPSQPVPPETAAPQAGLTPVVFTGPEVVIREALVIGKIGRWGRSAVHTDAIEAQIVAGEWKPPTGGQAVTRPDGKVQHWQLATAGDDGLFRDEALGGGYAYVAVECDGAQTAILEAAGHSLVYVNGTPRAGDPYQWGFVRLPVQLDAGPNHLLFACGRGEFRAKLLAPRAPVMLDTGDALLPDVRLGESGDMLGAIVIINASATPLTNAQLSAQCGDAQRATPVPLVPPESVRKVGFTFAPDASDTAGDRQLDVILTRAGTELDRATVTWRVRPTMEAYRRTFISDIDGSVQYYAVRPMLEQADTTASSPASGPALFLSLHGASVEAIGQASCYAPKAHGVVVAPTNRRPYGFDWEDWGRLDALEVLALAERAFGTDPRHTYLTGHSMGGHGTWQIGAHYPDRFAAIAPSAGWVSFWSYAGGPRTEDGTPIERILRRATNASDTLGLSRNYRHYGIYILHGDQDDNVPVAQARTMRKQLGEFHPNFAYYERPGAGHWWGNECMDWPPLFDFLRQNTRPAAHTVRDVEFVTASPAISATCDWATIEAQQRWLDFSRIDLHSDAQQRTLRGTTDNVARLAIRLDYTDGQYVIDPNGPLTVELDGDRLDNTAWPAGGVLRLARRDGHWQIFAEAVDPQLKGPHRAGPFKDAFRHRMQFVHGTRGTAEESAWARAKARLDAEMFWVRGNGSVDVLADTEFDTGAEPERGVILYGNADTNAAWEPLLGRCPIQVTREHVHVGERAIDGRNLAVLLAYPRPGATPAMVAAVSGTGPPGLRLTERLPYFVAGVAYPDWVVLDATMLTRGTDGVRAAGFFGGEWQIDDEQSAFLER